The Microbacterium sp. LWH7-1.2 genome window below encodes:
- a CDS encoding MoaD/ThiS family protein, with translation MAVVRYFAAAQEATGLDTERRSEATLGALREAVSAAYPGLGGILPRCAVLVGGSRVADDTPLGSEDLVDVLPPFAGG, from the coding sequence GTGGCCGTCGTCCGCTACTTCGCCGCCGCCCAGGAGGCCACCGGCCTCGATACCGAGCGCCGGTCCGAGGCCACGCTCGGTGCGCTGCGCGAGGCCGTGTCGGCCGCCTACCCCGGGCTCGGCGGCATCCTCCCCCGCTGCGCCGTGCTCGTGGGCGGCTCGCGCGTCGCCGACGACACGCCGCTCGGCTCCGAAGACCTCGTCGACGTGCTGCCGCCCTTCGCGGGCGGCTGA
- a CDS encoding DUF6457 domain-containing protein, whose translation MSEQSRTLPPEALDAWADALRERFGLAPEELPVALILDLARDVALGVARPAAPFSAFAAGLVAGRAGGSPEDTAAAAAIITAMAKEWDV comes from the coding sequence ATGAGCGAGCAGTCCCGCACCCTTCCGCCCGAGGCCCTGGACGCGTGGGCCGACGCGCTGCGCGAGCGGTTCGGCCTCGCGCCCGAAGAGCTCCCGGTGGCACTGATCCTCGATCTCGCGCGCGACGTCGCGCTCGGGGTCGCACGCCCGGCCGCGCCGTTCAGCGCGTTCGCGGCCGGCCTCGTCGCCGGGCGGGCCGGCGGCTCGCCGGAAGACACCGCGGCCGCGGCCGCCATCATCACCGCGATGGCGAAAGAGTGGGACGTCTAG